Within the Cydia pomonella isolate Wapato2018A chromosome 10, ilCydPomo1, whole genome shotgun sequence genome, the region TGCTTGCTGGTGCATCTCTCATGATGTGGGGCCCAGAATAAAACCCTGCGTTAACATGACCACGCTTCATAAGAAACGAGTTATTATATGAAGACGCGTTTTCAAAGGACCCAGTACTCAGTTTGGGATGAGGCAGATAAAATTTCTGCGGAGAATCTGGCTTGTTTATTGGCTCATCCTTTTTGCTCGAGGATTTTGAATCGTATCTCGGGTGAACAGCATTTCTTTTGCTATTCGATCGTGTTACTGGAATCAACGGGCTTTCTTTGCCAGCGTCGCTACTAGTTCTTGAGCAGGATCGCTGTCTCCTTTCGTAAGGCCACACTGGTTTCTTCGGTTCATCCATCATTATAATATCTACCATGGAATTCAATCCTTCATCAATCCTATCCAAGCTTTTAGTCAGTTTCTTAGACTCAATTAAGCTTACTATTTCATCCACGCGACTACACTTAGAATTAGATCTTTGAAGGGGTGTTCCAGTTCCAATATGGGAATTATTTGTTTCATTATAAAACATGCTGTCAATGTACTCTCTCTGTCTGGAACCCTTTTCAGATGTTTGAAATGACCCCGTTCTTTTAACAGACGTTCTTCTGCTTTCTTCTCTGGATCTTGTTCTTGAGCGTTTTACTTTATTATCTTCTTTTTCCTTCTCAGCTATTGAGTTGAACACAGCCCGGCATTCGTGAAAATCGAAACTTGAAACCGAGTTTTTCTTTACTATGGGATTTTGGCAGCGCGAGGCGCTGAGCAAGGAATCTGAGCCTTCATCGCTGGAGAAGTATGTATCGTCGTACAAATCAGGAGGCTTGTTATAAAGCAAACCCTGGTCAGTCGGTGGGACGAGTAAATGTATCAAGCTCTTGGCTTTTCTTGGTGGATGTGGGAGTATTTTGCTCGGTACAATTTCGGTCTCTTCGTCATCTTCATTACTTTCATTTAAGAATTCTGTACTACTCGTAATCTGGATGCTGTGTTTTGTGCTTGTTATTGAATCTTCCTTCTCAAGATGTCGATGCTTCTGGCATTCCATGGCATGAATGGAAACATTGATTTCAGAAGTTTCGTTGCACCGTGACGATTTGTCGTCATAAGTCCTGTTTTTAGCATACTGTTCGGATTCCGCGTCATTGACTATATTTCTTAGTTCCTGTATAACTTCATCtattgttgtttcttcttcgtCATCTGATGACTTTTGGGTGCCATGTTTTTTTGTGGACTCTAATTTCTTGTGCAAGTTGCGCTTATTTCTTATCATATCGTAGGTTTCATTCTTGACATTAAATACCTCGTATACCATGGATTCTCTTTGTGCATCGCCTTCAGGACTCAGAGATCTTTCCGAGGAACTTATTCCTTCATCTTCCGGGGGCGATGACTCATCTAGAACAGATAAAAGGAATGTAAGTTCACAAAATTTATTAACCCACTGATATGCTTAGAAGGCTAAAAAGTTGAAGGTTTTTCCTTGATATACTTATGTAGTTATTG harbors:
- the LOC133522298 gene encoding uncharacterized protein LOC133522298 isoform X4; the encoded protein is MASCGGWSEEPISKEKQRPPIYNPEDYATSLKKWGKKTGGGSLYELEQEPGKARTLPNQGSKDFRNPCLGMGEEMSLRQFGTPSELLTKLRADLRLSFPSFVQEFACEPLDGVTLLLELLRNVQLSQVGEGARGPPAVRRRPLLDELACLQCLWSCCSRYPDCVRRLVAGSNGVYTLTVCIMSTVNKSRVLALQLLTKSCYPPASGHAMVSEALSTLRLRYGEPVRFRFLVGMLQSTGGSGDLQAAGLAFINALLCSAPTPQRKLYIQAELEQAGFDIVTLKKVSNVLVTKLPSTNEQVTKEIESYEKQLIDIETLSEKAHEAQREKDDLRHKLDLLEKRVKILQEEKGILLSLEKCLKEKCCELQEEVSTLRSEHGNSNRKKTYVVKKKNPVHKNRDESSPPEDEGISSSERSLSPEGDAQRESMVYEVFNVKNETYDMIRNKRNLHKKLESTKKHGTQKSSDDEEETTIDEVIQELRNIVNDAESEQYAKNRTYDDKSSRCNETSEINVSIHAMECQKHRHLEKEDSITSTKHSIQITSSTEFLNESNEDDEETEIVPSKILPHPPRKAKSLIHLLVPPTDQGLLYNKPPDLYDDTYFSSDEGSDSLLSASRCQNPIVKKNSVSSFDFHECRAVFNSIAEKEKEDNKVKRSRTRSREESRRTSVKRTGSFQTSEKGSRQREYIDSMFYNETNNSHIGTGTPLQRSNSKCSRVDEIVSLIESKKLTKSLDRIDEGLNSMVDIIMMDEPKKPVWPYERRQRSCSRTSSDAGKESPLIPVTRSNSKRNAVHPRYDSKSSSKKDEPINKPDSPQKFYLPHPKLSTGSFENASSYNNSFLMKRGHVNAGFYSGPHIMRDAPASMTSLVMTGTHSHSDLKRTLSPMGSSGYGIHKLADMPSGLY
- the LOC133522298 gene encoding uncharacterized protein LOC133522298 isoform X3, translated to MAITACSSSITKDTTIRSELTLLEGMASCGGWSEEPISKEKQRPPIYNPEDYATSLKKWGKKTGGGSLYELEQEPGKARTLPNQGSKDFRNPCLGMGEEMSLRQFGTPSELLTKLRADLRLSFPSFVQEFACEPLDGVTLLLELLRNVQLSQVGEGARGPPAVRRRPLLDELACLQCLWSCCSRYPDCVRRLVAGSNGVYTLTVCIMSTVNKSRVLALQLLTKSCYPPASGHAMVSEALSTLRLRYGEPVRFRFLVGMLQSTGGSGDLQAAGLAFINALLCSAPTPQRKLYIQAELEQAGFDIVTLKKVSNVLVTKLPSTNEQVTKEIESYEKQLIDIETLSEKAHEAQREKDDLRHKLDLLEKRVKILQEEKGILLSLEKCLKEKCCELQEEVSTLRSEHGNSNRKKTYVVKKKNPVHKNRDESSPPEDEGISSSERSLSPEGDAQRESMVYEVFNVKNETYDMIRNKRNLHKKLESTKKHGTQKSSDDEEETTIDEVIQELRNIVNDAESEQYAKNRTYDDKSSRCNETSEINVSIHAMECQKHRHLEKEDSITSTKHSIQITSSTEFLNESNEDDEETEIVPSKILPHPPRKAKSLIHLLVPPTDQGLLYNKPPDLYDDTYFSSDEGSDSLLSASRCQNPIVKKNSVSSFDFHECRAVFNSIAEKEKEDNKVKRSRTRSREESRRTSVKRTGSFQTSEKGSRQREYIDSMFYNETNNSHIGTGTPLQRSNSKCSRVDEIVSLIESKKLTKSLDRIDEGLNSMVDIIMMDEPKKPVWPYERRQRSCSRTSSDAGKESPLIPVTRSNSKRNAVHPRYDSKSSSKKDEPINKPDSPQKFYLPHPKLSTGSFENASSYNNSFLMKRGHVNAGFYSGPHIMRDAPASMTSLVMTGTHSHSDLKRTLSPMGSSGYGIHKLADMPSGLY